One window from the genome of Oreochromis niloticus isolate F11D_XX linkage group LG20, O_niloticus_UMD_NMBU, whole genome shotgun sequence encodes:
- the chchd6a gene encoding MICOS complex subunit mic25a isoform X4, whose amino-acid sequence MGSGESTTRKVSFGVDDEDRVRILRGVKLSEDVLQRMRGVANIAPERTSSPASSPQTNTASSHSASSGSQSQQGPQQRAPPSSQHSKSASFSKEDQRRYEHQQKILKEEWAKMAQREMEAAKEEMAKATSRERQQIRLEAERTKQLSADEIESMVQQLQKKDSQLKALDAFYKEQLAQLEKRNLERYQQSKEQFHQAASKTEENVRFFTRCQ is encoded by the exons ATGGGTTCGGGAGAGAGTACAACAAGAAAAGTGTCCTTCGGTGtcgacgatgaggacagggtcAGAATTCTCCGTGGAGTCAAG CTGTCAGAAGATGTTCTGCAAAGAATGAGAGGAGTTGCCAACATTGCCCCAGAACGCACGTCATCACCTGCCTCAAGCCCTCAGACAAACACAG CCTCCTCTCACAGTGCCAGCTCAGGCTCTCAATCTCAGCAAGGCCCACAGCAGCGCGCCCCACCCAGTTCTCAGCACAGCAaatcggcctcctttagcaaaGAAGATCAGAGGAG GTATGAACACCAACAGAAGATACTGAAGGAAGAGTGGGCCAAGATGGCACAGCGAGAAATGGAGGCGGCAAAGGAAGAGATGGCCAAAGCCACGAGCCGGGAAAGACAACAAATACGGCTGGAAGCTGAGAGGACCAAACAGTtg TCTGCAGATGAGATAGAATCAATG GTTCAGCAGCTACAGAAGAAAGACTCACAGCTGAAAGCACTGGATGCCTTCTACAAGGAGCAACTGGCACAACTGGAGAAGAGG AATTTGGAAAGGTATCAACAAAGCAAAGAACAGTTCCACCAAGCTGCCTCCAAGACGGAAGAAAATGTCAG GTTTTTCACACGTTGCCAGTAG
- the chchd6a gene encoding MICOS complex subunit mic25a isoform X3 → MGSGESTTRKVSFGVDDEDRVRILRGVKLSEDVLQRMRGVANIAPERTSSPASSPQTNTASSHSASSGSQSQQGPQQRAPPSSQHSKSASFSKEDQRRYEHQQKILKEEWAKMAQREMEAAKEEMAKATSRERQQIRLEAERTKQLSADEIESMVQQLQKKDSQLKALDAFYKEQLAQLEKRNLERYQQSKEQFHQAASKTEENVSPDKLEFPQKSGVDTEIHGVYKEMDPDNRD, encoded by the exons ATGGGTTCGGGAGAGAGTACAACAAGAAAAGTGTCCTTCGGTGtcgacgatgaggacagggtcAGAATTCTCCGTGGAGTCAAG CTGTCAGAAGATGTTCTGCAAAGAATGAGAGGAGTTGCCAACATTGCCCCAGAACGCACGTCATCACCTGCCTCAAGCCCTCAGACAAACACAG CCTCCTCTCACAGTGCCAGCTCAGGCTCTCAATCTCAGCAAGGCCCACAGCAGCGCGCCCCACCCAGTTCTCAGCACAGCAaatcggcctcctttagcaaaGAAGATCAGAGGAG GTATGAACACCAACAGAAGATACTGAAGGAAGAGTGGGCCAAGATGGCACAGCGAGAAATGGAGGCGGCAAAGGAAGAGATGGCCAAAGCCACGAGCCGGGAAAGACAACAAATACGGCTGGAAGCTGAGAGGACCAAACAGTtg TCTGCAGATGAGATAGAATCAATG GTTCAGCAGCTACAGAAGAAAGACTCACAGCTGAAAGCACTGGATGCCTTCTACAAGGAGCAACTGGCACAACTGGAGAAGAGG AATTTGGAAAGGTATCAACAAAGCAAAGAACAGTTCCACCAAGCTGCCTCCAAGACGGAAGAAAATGTCAG TCCAGACAAATTGGAATTCCCGCAGAAATCAGGGGTTGACACAGAGATACATGGGGTGTATAAAGAGATGGATCCAGACAACAGAGACTGA